The sequence below is a genomic window from bacterium.
AACCCTTGCTTTATCCGATGTTCCAAAACCCGCCATCATTATATCCCTCTCTAAAAGGTTAAGGCTAATCCCTATATCTGTATTCAACTCTGCCTTTCTTCTCTCTGATGAGCTTAAAGAAACCATACTTCCATACATATAAGAAAGGCCAGCGATCACTCCGGCAAGGATTGCTAAGGATATCATTATCTCAACCAGGGTAAATCCCTTTTTAAAATTTTGAATTTTTTTCATCTATGTCTATGGCCTACCACAAATACTACCTCTATATGCTTAAGCCTTCCTTGAAACATCCAGAAGACCTCCATTCTTAGCATTTGTGCATATTTTTCCACAAAATCCTCATCAACACTTAGCTTTAAGGTATAGTAATAATGCCTTATCCTTCCCCTTATCTCCTTTTGAACATCTACTCCCCTAAATAGGCAATAGTTATAGGGAGTAATCACTCCTTCGGGAATCCCGGGTAGTTGATATTGTTCTTCTAAATTTGTTAAACTATCGCTGCCAAATTCTTGCCTAAGGTTATCTTGGGTAATCCTCCAATAGCCGATAAGCTTTATCCTCTCAATCTCAGCTCCTGCCGTTTCCTTGGCGAGAGTCTGCCTAATTGCCATATCGTTTATCCTTACCGAATTGATGATCACCGCAGAAACCCCAATTATTCCAAGGAGTAAGACAGCCATAGAGATTAAAACCTCAACTAAGGTTAATCCTTTAAATTTTAAATTTTGGATTTTGGATTTTGGATTTTGGATTGATTTGGAACCTGTCTTTACAATTTTAGTCAAGATGTTGATTATACTTTCAATTTCCAAAAGATACATTTGATAATCAATTTTTACAATCTGGCTTTTATCAAGTAGCATTAACCAATATTTTGTCTCTCTAGCTTCTTTTGAGGCAGTAGCCATCTTATAAAGAAAATCATTTTTACTTTGCCCTGCAATTGCCTCTTCTACATTAGCCCCAATGCTCGTAGCACTTCTCAATAATTGCTTGGAAATCACAAATTCATTGGAAGCTGTTAACTTTTTATAAAGCTCAATAATTAATAAGGCAAATTCAAAACTTTTCTCGCGAATTAAATTCTCTTTTTTCATCATTTCAAAATTCAACATTCAAAATTCATAATTTTATA
It includes:
- a CDS encoding four helix bundle protein; the encoded protein is MLNFEMMKKENLIREKSFEFALLIIELYKKLTASNEFVISKQLLRSATSIGANVEEAIAGQSKNDFLYKMATASKEARETKYWLMLLDKSQIVKIDYQMYLLEIESIINILTKIVKTGSKSIQNPKSKIQNLKFKGLTLVEVLISMAVLLLGIIGVSAVIINSVRINDMAIRQTLAKETAGAEIERIKLIGYWRITQDNLRQEFGSDSLTNLEEQYQLPGIPEGVITPYNYCLFRGVDVQKEIRGRIRHYYYTLKLSVDEDFVEKYAQMLRMEVFWMFQGRLKHIEVVFVVGHRHR